The genomic window CGGCATACGAATATCCAGCAACACAATCTGCGGCTGCTCGGCGCGCACCAGGGTCAGGGCTGAACGCCCGTTATCCGCTTCAAAGCACCGGGCCTCGGGTCGCAGTCGCTGCAGCAGACGCAGGAGTCTTTGCCGGGCCAGAGGTTCGTCGTCTACAACGAGAATCTTCACAATGCCAGCCTCCCTTCGAGGGGAATACTGATGCGCGCACAGTAATCGCTCTCCCGGGCACCTACCGTGAGCGACGCTGCGGTACCGTATTGCGCATCCAGGCGCTGCCGGATGTTATCCAGGGCCATGCGGTTCCCGCCCGAGCGATTCGCCGCGCCCTGGGGCAGCGGGTTCTGCACTTCGACATGGAGCACCGAAGGCTCACGCCAGGCGCGGATACTGACCTTGCCTCCTTTAGGGAGCTGGGAAATCCCGTGATACACCGCGTTCTCCACCAGTGGCTGGAGCAACAGGGCGGGCAGTGCCACCTCTTTGAGTGCGGGATCTATCTCCCACTCCACGGCAAGGCGATCCCCCAGCCGCAGCTGCTCAATCTTCAGATAGAGTTCGCAGAGATGGCATTCCTCCCTGAGGCTGCTATCGCGATCTCCCGACGACAAGGCCGCACGAAACAGCTCCGCGACGTCCTCGATAGCCTGTTCAGCTAGATCCGGCTGCACGGCAATGAGGCTGGCGATACTGTTTAAGGTATTAAACAAAAAGTGGGGACGGATGCGCGCCCGCAGCGCATCGAGACGCAGCTGCAGTTCACTTCGCTGCTGAAAGGCCACACGCTGCTGAAGATAGGCATAGCGCAGCACCGTCGCCGCCAGAATCAGAGCGAGCAGTGCGTTGCGCAGTACCCAGTCAGAGAGCCCGCCGATTTGAGGCCCCAGTAAAGGATAGAAGCGGTACACGAGAATACTGGACAGGGCGCTCACCACCAGCACCAGCCCCAGGCATACGGCGGTTGCCGTGGCCGGTGTCATGGGCAGCAGGCGCTGACGCAAACGGCAAATCAGGGCGATGCACAGGAGAGTATTCCACTGCACAAAAAATGACCCCGTGCCCAGGGCCCGCCAGTCAAAGGCCGCCAGGGGTCCCAGGGCAAGCACATGCAGTAGCACCACCAGTTCCGCAAGGAGCACGGCCAGAAACACCGCGGGGGGCGCGCAAAGATCCGGGATGAAAAAGCCGTCCTCGCGCGAGGAGACCTCATCGGACGCTGGGGGGCCCGGGTGCTGCATGCTAGACCTCCAAACAGTAACGATCGCCAGCCGCGCGGAAACAAACGGTCTGGGAACGCGGGAAAACTCCCTTTATGCGCTGATATACTTGCACGCCTCTCAAGCCGGGACAAGCAGCGGCCCCGGGGAACACTCCAGCTACAGGAACATCCAGACTATGTCGGACCAGAGCGACAATGCCAGCCTTTGGGGCGGCCGTTTCACCGAGGCCACAGACAGCTTCGTGCAGCGGTTTACCG from Congregibacter litoralis KT71 includes these protein-coding regions:
- a CDS encoding sensor histidine kinase — encoded protein: MQHPGPPASDEVSSREDGFFIPDLCAPPAVFLAVLLAELVVLLHVLALGPLAAFDWRALGTGSFFVQWNTLLCIALICRLRQRLLPMTPATATAVCLGLVLVVSALSSILVYRFYPLLGPQIGGLSDWVLRNALLALILAATVLRYAYLQQRVAFQQRSELQLRLDALRARIRPHFLFNTLNSIASLIAVQPDLAEQAIEDVAELFRAALSSGDRDSSLREECHLCELYLKIEQLRLGDRLAVEWEIDPALKEVALPALLLQPLVENAVYHGISQLPKGGKVSIRAWREPSVLHVEVQNPLPQGAANRSGGNRMALDNIRQRLDAQYGTAASLTVGARESDYCARISIPLEGRLAL